One window of the Arthrobacter sp. zg-Y919 genome contains the following:
- a CDS encoding response regulator transcription factor translates to MEIQRVAVIIEDDADIRDLLYAVLQQSGFKVFTAPNGSEGVETVRLHNPTVVTLDLGLPDIDGFEVIRQLRQFSDAYIVMLTARAEELDTLMGLEAGADDYITKPFRPRELRARISAMLRRPRGESGAASDIPDSGGTAASAPEGAPVATLTASAPVSAQMVPAAPGTFAHNGLTLDPGTRTTEINGEGVELTRTEFDLLHALLEGGRLVRTKTDLVRRLRGEEYDTGSFISDADERTVEVHVGNLRRKLGDDSKSPRWLETVRGVGYRLAPQV, encoded by the coding sequence ATGGAAATACAGCGCGTAGCCGTCATCATCGAAGACGACGCAGATATCCGGGATCTTCTATATGCAGTTCTGCAGCAGTCCGGTTTTAAGGTCTTCACTGCACCGAACGGCTCGGAAGGCGTCGAAACCGTGCGGCTGCATAATCCCACGGTCGTCACCCTGGATCTGGGCCTCCCCGACATTGACGGGTTCGAGGTGATTCGGCAGCTGCGGCAGTTCAGCGACGCGTACATCGTGATGCTCACCGCCCGCGCCGAGGAGCTCGATACCCTGATGGGACTCGAAGCCGGAGCAGACGACTACATCACCAAGCCTTTCCGGCCGCGGGAGCTCCGCGCACGGATCTCGGCCATGCTCCGCCGCCCGCGCGGGGAATCCGGTGCAGCGTCAGACATCCCCGATTCCGGCGGTACTGCTGCTTCCGCTCCCGAAGGGGCGCCGGTGGCAACCCTCACGGCATCAGCCCCCGTGTCCGCGCAGATGGTCCCGGCCGCTCCGGGGACGTTCGCCCACAACGGCCTGACCCTGGACCCGGGCACCCGGACCACCGAGATTAACGGTGAGGGCGTGGAACTGACCCGCACCGAATTCGACCTGCTGCATGCCCTTCTGGAGGGAGGCCGGCTGGTACGGACCAAGACGGACCTGGTCCGGCGGCTGCGCGGCGAGGAATATGACACGGGCTCCTTCATCAGCGATGCGGATGAGCGGACTGTGGAAGTGCATGTGGGTAACCTCCGCCGCAAACTTGGCGACGATTCGAAGTCGCCGCGCTGGCTCGAGACCGTACGCGGCGTCGGCTACCGTCTGGCACCGCAGGTTTGA